The proteins below come from a single Aegilops tauschii subsp. strangulata cultivar AL8/78 chromosome 6, Aet v6.0, whole genome shotgun sequence genomic window:
- the LOC120966880 gene encoding uncharacterized protein, giving the protein MVSWSDDSEESGYEYSSGGSPIKIPATIEDPNYSGVDDEVMVMCEHGQPAKRHVCFEGISTGRRFIACGLDEASSCGVVHWVDEEWPEHLQNALHKLWLLYEDCQRANRMACLEHSSLVHNLTSQKNKLQETYEKLVEDVNNLLDAQDNIPKENEVQQGEHEEITPPLDNNISALKEQLGAMDAENKELKQKVDQLKSIQVAQGNVIRNLKFAHLKEKEKLSTERRNLEFHIADLVKASDKNKRKLKDIKDICDEE; this is encoded by the exons ATGGTTTCGTGGAGCGACGACAGCGAGGAATCGGGCTACGAGTACTCTTCAGGCGGCTCCCCTATCAAG ATCCCGGCTACAATCGAGGACCCGAACTACTCTGGTGTTGATGATGAGGTGATGGTGATGTGTGAGCATGGCCAGCCGGCGAAGAGGCATGTTTGCTTCGAAGGGATTAGCACTGGGAGGAGGTTCATTGCCTGTGGACTTGAT GAAGCAAGCAGTTGTGGTGTTGTTCATTGGGTAGATGAGGAGTGGCCAGAGCATCTGCAGAATGCTCTTCACAAACTATGGCTTTTGTATGAGGATTGCCAGCGTGCTAATAGGATGGCATGTCTGGAACATTCATCACTTGTCCACAATCTCACATCACAGAAGAACAAGCTACAGGAGACTTATGAGAAGCTTGTTGAGGATGTGAACAACCTACTTGATGCCCAGGACAATATTCCCAAGGAAAATGAAGTCCAACAAGGTGAACATGAGGAGATCACTCCTCCTTTGGACAACAATATTTCAGCTTTGAAGGAACAGCTGGGTGCAATGGATGCTGAGAACAAAGAACTGAAGCAAAAGGTTGACCAGTTGAAGAGCATTCAGGTTGCCCAAGGTAATGTGATTAGGAATCTGAAGTTTGCTCATTTGAAGGAGAAGGAAAAGTTGAGCACTGAGAGGAGGAATTTGGAGTTTCACATTGCTGATCTTGTCAAAGCTAGTGACAAGAACAAGAGAAAGCTGAAGGACATCAAGGATATTTGCGATGAAGAGTGA